A genomic segment from Malus domestica chromosome 05, GDT2T_hap1 encodes:
- the LOC139196235 gene encoding G-type lectin S-receptor-like serine/threonine-protein kinase CES101 yields the protein MGRSLSSYHHGDSATANGAWIGNRDSPVLYPSSPLLTLDFNNTLKISQTDEDQDPIVVCSAPHTSNSNTSVVATLLDSGNLVVLQQVNSVDGSMNRVFLRQSFDYPIDTFLPGMKLGVNHRNGHIWSLSSWLGIFIPAPGPFTLDWDPNQGHLKLRRKGVIFWTSGVLKSDGRFEYILSDDSMMKYRFSFVSNENEDYVTYTAAEGGSPQELVLYPFGSLYEYRVQLDVAQAEKCDGYNTEGGCVKKDRPSECMKEFGGEFELKNGSFEPSNITNTSRDPYWFGSSNTDCKATCW from the exons ATGGGTCGCAGT CTTTCTAGCTATCATCACGGAGATTCTGCAACTGCAAATGGAGCATGGATTGGCAACCGAGACTCGCCTGTTTTATACCCTTCATCCCCACTACTTACATTGGACTTCAACAATACATTGAAGATTTCCCAAACAGATGAAGATCAAGATCCTATTGTGGTTTGTTCGGCTCCACATACTAGTAATAGTAATACTAGTGTTGTGGCTACCCTTTTGGATTCTGGCAATCTTGTCGTACTACAACAGGTGAATTCTGTGGACGGATCGATGAACCGGGTATTTCTGCGGCAAAGTTTTGATTATCCCATTGATACCTTTCTTCCTGGTATGAAATTAGGTGTGAACCATAGGAACGGCCACATTTGGTCTCTTTCATCATGGTTGGGTATCTTCATCCCAGCTCCTGGGCCTTTCACCCTTGATTGGGACCCCAACCAAGGGCATCTGAAACTGAGGCGAAAAGGGGTTATTTTTTGGACTAGCGGAGTCTTAAAATCAGATGGGAGATTTGAATATATATTATCCGATGATTCCATGATGAAATATAGATTTAGCTTTGtttcaaatgaaaatgaagactACGTTACTTACACTGCTGCAGAAGGTGGCTCTCCACAAGAGTTGGTGTTGTACCCCTTTGGGTCACTGTATGAGTATCGTGTACAACTTGATGTTGCACAAGCAGAAAAATGTGATGGCTATAACACTGAGGGAGGGTGCGTGAAAAAGGACCGCCCGAGTGAATGTATGAAAGAATTTGGTGGTGAATTTGAGCTCAAAAATGGTTCTTTTGAACCAAGCAATATCACTAATACATCACGAGACCCCTACTGGTTTGGTAGTAGTAATACTGATTGTAAGGCTACTTGTTGGTAA